A single Candidatus Binatia bacterium DNA region contains:
- a CDS encoding acyltransferase encodes MSEDVKVTALGQLRRLLGSMTARQAITVYLEEVVGTLLRWIPSLLGFGLRYVFYRMLFAELGGFGYISRSVHFIHSYGIRMGRNCHINTGCTFDGRGGLTMGDNVLVGPNVVVVSSQHRWDLSPDLPMIQQGHQSAPITIGDDVWIGANSVVTPGVTLATGTVVGAGSVVTRSTEPYTIVTGAPARVIGARPQAEKQAG; translated from the coding sequence ATGTCCGAAGACGTCAAAGTCACCGCCCTTGGCCAGTTGCGTCGACTCCTCGGCAGCATGACGGCGCGCCAGGCGATTACGGTCTATCTGGAAGAGGTGGTCGGGACGCTGTTGCGGTGGATCCCCAGCTTGCTCGGGTTCGGCCTACGGTACGTGTTCTACCGCATGCTCTTCGCCGAACTCGGTGGTTTCGGCTACATCTCGCGGAGCGTTCACTTCATCCACTCGTACGGAATCCGGATGGGGCGTAATTGCCACATCAACACCGGGTGTACGTTCGACGGCCGGGGCGGGCTGACGATGGGCGACAATGTTCTCGTCGGGCCAAACGTCGTGGTCGTGAGTTCACAGCATCGATGGGACCTGAGCCCCGACCTCCCGATGATTCAACAGGGGCATCAGAGCGCACCGATTACGATTGGTGATGACGTCTGGATTGGCGCGAACTCCGTCGTGACCCCGGGCGTGACCCTGGCGACAGGGACCGTCGTCGGAGCCGGGTCTGTGGTGACGCGTTCGACTGAGCCCTACACGATCGTGACCGGCGCACCGGCCCGCGTCATCGGGGCACGGCCACAGGCCGAGAAGCAGGCGGGATAG
- a CDS encoding glycosyltransferase family 39 protein — translation MSIPQRIFVPIFLFLLALAAFLRFWALDAGLPHLMTRPDEELILFQTRDPASGIFHLQWVVMHPGIPSAYIYLLWVWGELGLNLLQAVGAAPAGDYLHLLNAAPDRLLLIERAFSACAGVATVAVVALGARRELGGGAALVAGLLVATAFLHVRDSHSAKPDIAMGLGFAAALVVMAPLWNGVRLGRVIATGVVIGAGMAMKPPAVLLFVPAWLALFMGSEQKGWRRLSISRTLLLALSAAVVFTATSPFFVLSGETFERVVKIVGIVFPEIAPAEVAPAIPVIPGLEKDPSRLAGIGYHVRFSLRYGVGLVMTLLLPFAVARAFLVRSPLLVSSAVLFLLGVVVFGLSPALLSRYITPLVPAAALLVGGLLAGIAERLPMRSRATALAALALIVAAEPTIASVRFDRLATLTDTRVYAARWLDENTEDDATIAVAGTVLWSWGEPTPPTGRDWVRIELDDGELDRSGASILVTHDHTLFSSTIDPGSLTALRPRLDLLAEFDPFSADGPEPMFETLDAYYIPTRGFAGLERPGPVVRIYAVR, via the coding sequence ATGTCGATCCCCCAGCGGATCTTCGTTCCCATCTTCCTGTTCCTCCTCGCCCTCGCGGCGTTTCTCCGCTTCTGGGCCTTGGATGCCGGACTGCCGCACCTGATGACGCGGCCCGACGAGGAGCTCATCCTCTTCCAGACCCGCGATCCGGCAAGCGGGATCTTCCATCTGCAGTGGGTTGTGATGCACCCCGGAATCCCGAGCGCCTACATCTATCTTCTCTGGGTCTGGGGCGAGCTCGGACTCAATCTACTCCAGGCCGTCGGCGCCGCGCCGGCCGGCGACTACCTCCATCTACTGAACGCCGCTCCCGACCGGTTGCTGCTGATCGAACGGGCGTTCTCCGCATGCGCCGGCGTTGCGACCGTCGCAGTCGTGGCCCTCGGCGCCCGACGAGAACTCGGAGGCGGTGCCGCGCTAGTCGCCGGCCTGCTCGTCGCAACGGCGTTCCTGCACGTAAGGGATTCGCACTCTGCCAAACCGGACATCGCAATGGGACTCGGCTTCGCGGCCGCACTGGTCGTGATGGCGCCACTCTGGAACGGAGTGCGACTCGGCCGCGTGATCGCCACCGGCGTCGTCATCGGCGCTGGCATGGCAATGAAGCCTCCGGCCGTTCTTCTATTCGTACCCGCGTGGCTCGCGCTCTTCATGGGTTCCGAACAGAAGGGTTGGCGGCGGCTCTCGATCAGTCGAACGTTGCTGCTCGCACTCAGCGCTGCGGTCGTGTTTACGGCGACGTCGCCGTTCTTCGTTCTGAGTGGAGAGACGTTCGAGCGCGTCGTGAAGATCGTCGGCATCGTCTTCCCGGAGATCGCACCGGCGGAGGTCGCGCCGGCGATTCCCGTAATTCCGGGGCTCGAGAAGGATCCGTCCCGCCTAGCCGGTATCGGCTACCACGTTCGCTTTTCCCTGCGCTACGGCGTCGGGCTCGTGATGACGCTGCTCCTGCCGTTCGCCGTCGCGCGCGCGTTCCTCGTTCGCTCTCCACTGCTCGTTTCGAGCGCCGTGTTGTTCCTCCTCGGCGTGGTCGTCTTTGGCCTCTCGCCCGCCCTCCTCTCGCGCTACATCACACCGCTCGTGCCCGCAGCTGCGCTGCTCGTCGGCGGCTTGCTCGCCGGGATCGCCGAGAGGCTTCCGATGCGATCTCGAGCGACCGCACTCGCTGCACTCGCTCTGATCGTCGCCGCCGAGCCCACAATTGCCTCCGTGCGGTTCGATCGGCTCGCGACCCTAACGGATACGCGCGTGTACGCCGCGCGCTGGCTCGACGAGAACACCGAAGACGACGCGACCATCGCCGTCGCCGGAACGGTGCTCTGGTCCTGGGGAGAACCGACGCCGCCCACCGGCCGTGACTGGGTCCGAATCGAGCTCGACGATGGGGAACTCGATCGCTCCGGGGCGTCGATCCTTGTCACCCACGACCACACCTTGTTCTCTTCGACGATCGACCCGGGCAGCCTGACCGCGCTCCGGCCCCGCCTGGATCTCCTCGCCGAGTTCGACCCTTTCTCCGCCGACGGCCCCGAACCGATGTTCGAGACCCTCGACGCCTACTACATCCCCACTCGCGGCTTCGCCGGCCTCGAACGCCCCGGCCCTGTCGTACGAATCTACGCGGTCCGTTGA
- a CDS encoding CehA/McbA family metallohydrolase codes for MDFTLPRLLLALVTAVLLIPATSHADGFYAGQITEENLERLPPGGLDAIGGTGDWFLTNGALCAVVSSREHPTYLSLHGGVLVDLWHCAKANDQWSTIHPVYNLDKEKIPPAGEILAGSSDEEAWVETRAPAHGLDTVTRYAFTDTSPGALSVTTTITRTEDGEPLQIFGNIILHPRGSLTPFTVDTVDGAFSRGFDQPEVDTSDPTSIVSTVSAADLQLLLGSRHIEPPISYGVQTLETTHTDAEGGRDSVMPFLMGGQYFTILGIFSEPFYTWGRAPGLLSFLRSRFFELEVGESLTVRQSIHVGDRADAASITDRIYRGPFVTGQLDTGEAAITVKDAEGVDLTFVRPSADGRFRFRLPAHATSATLVVTTPWSETRRTLETLDEAADLGRMSTGAVATLRLPRGTPMNLIFTKENQPQIFRNELTNSRIGGVRALTGPEGRRLSLAGSHRDPRSVRLAPGRYRVVAGRGPEYSMQETTIELTAGDTVDLEIEAPARAVDSDGLIGADFHVHSGVSFDSSLLPEHRILDFVAQGAEILVPTEHNITTDLQPTIEALGLADSVVSFPGVELTGMVRTPQAPTTIGHSNVFPVTADSTAFMGGTLPFEAKRLGQVIDSYKREFPNSIFQLNHPRVSTADDDIAFLDHLSVGREFDPDTPLTSESNKSLVQTHPGSEHRDIDFDAIEILSGEAMDGYEATRRDWFSLLNQGVYKVAMANSDSHGSQQLVALPRTYLAVTDDDPMTVTPADIVGAIRSGHVYGTTGPILRVALGETSPGGVHEGRSGVLNVRVDSAPWVPVDEVRIWIDGQLWNTVSIRSGESVSVNITADHDSFVFVEAAGSPSAAYEELAPGFTPFAFANPIFIDVDGNGWSPPNQTLTGHSSGR; via the coding sequence ATGGACTTTACTTTGCCGCGTCTCCTGCTCGCCCTAGTGACCGCCGTGTTGCTGATCCCCGCCACCTCGCACGCGGATGGATTCTACGCCGGCCAGATCACGGAGGAGAACCTGGAACGGCTTCCACCGGGGGGTTTGGATGCGATCGGTGGAACCGGAGATTGGTTCCTCACGAACGGCGCTCTTTGTGCCGTCGTCTCCTCGCGTGAACACCCGACGTATCTCTCGCTCCACGGCGGCGTCCTGGTCGACCTCTGGCACTGCGCGAAAGCCAACGACCAATGGAGCACGATCCACCCGGTGTACAACCTGGATAAGGAGAAGATCCCACCGGCCGGCGAGATCCTCGCCGGCAGCAGCGACGAGGAGGCCTGGGTCGAAACCCGCGCGCCCGCGCACGGACTCGACACCGTCACGCGATACGCGTTCACCGACACGTCCCCGGGCGCACTCTCCGTAACCACGACGATCACGCGCACCGAAGACGGCGAGCCCTTACAGATCTTCGGAAACATCATTCTGCACCCCCGAGGTTCGCTCACGCCCTTCACCGTCGACACCGTCGATGGCGCGTTCTCACGGGGCTTCGATCAGCCCGAGGTCGATACCTCCGACCCCACTTCGATCGTCTCGACCGTGAGCGCGGCCGATCTGCAGCTCCTTCTGGGAAGCCGCCACATCGAACCCCCCATCAGCTACGGGGTCCAGACGCTCGAGACGACACACACGGATGCCGAGGGCGGCCGGGACTCCGTGATGCCTTTTCTCATGGGCGGCCAGTACTTCACCATTCTCGGAATCTTCTCCGAGCCTTTCTACACCTGGGGCCGCGCACCCGGCTTGCTGAGCTTTCTTCGCAGCCGCTTCTTCGAGCTCGAGGTGGGCGAGAGCCTCACGGTGCGACAGTCCATTCACGTCGGCGACCGCGCCGACGCCGCCTCCATCACCGACCGGATCTACCGCGGGCCCTTCGTCACGGGACAGCTCGACACGGGCGAGGCGGCAATCACCGTCAAAGATGCGGAAGGAGTCGATCTGACGTTCGTGCGCCCGAGCGCCGACGGCCGGTTTCGGTTTCGCCTCCCCGCTCACGCCACGAGCGCGACGCTGGTCGTCACCACGCCGTGGAGCGAGACCCGCCGAACCCTCGAGACACTCGACGAAGCGGCCGATCTGGGCCGAATGTCGACCGGCGCTGTCGCGACCTTACGCCTCCCCCGCGGCACACCGATGAACCTAATCTTCACGAAGGAGAATCAGCCGCAGATCTTCCGAAACGAGCTCACGAACAGCCGGATCGGCGGCGTGCGAGCGTTGACCGGGCCCGAAGGCCGCCGACTCAGCCTCGCGGGAAGCCATCGAGATCCCCGAAGCGTACGGTTGGCGCCGGGCCGCTACCGCGTCGTAGCGGGCCGCGGGCCGGAGTACTCGATGCAAGAAACCACGATCGAGCTCACCGCAGGAGACACGGTCGACCTCGAGATCGAAGCGCCAGCGCGGGCGGTCGATTCGGATGGTCTGATCGGTGCGGACTTCCACGTGCATAGCGGCGTCAGTTTCGATTCCAGTCTGCTCCCGGAGCACCGCATCCTCGACTTCGTCGCCCAGGGTGCGGAGATCCTCGTGCCGACCGAGCACAACATCACGACCGACCTGCAGCCGACGATCGAAGCCCTCGGTCTCGCAGATAGCGTCGTAAGCTTTCCCGGCGTCGAGTTGACGGGGATGGTGCGCACTCCTCAGGCACCGACCACCATCGGCCACAGCAACGTGTTCCCGGTGACGGCGGACTCCACCGCCTTCATGGGGGGCACCCTGCCCTTCGAGGCGAAGCGACTCGGGCAGGTGATCGACAGCTACAAGAGAGAGTTTCCCAACAGCATCTTCCAGCTCAATCACCCTCGCGTCAGCACCGCGGATGACGACATCGCGTTTCTGGATCACCTTTCGGTCGGTCGGGAGTTCGACCCCGATACGCCGCTGACCTCCGAGTCGAACAAGAGTCTTGTGCAAACGCATCCCGGGAGCGAGCATCGCGACATCGACTTCGATGCGATCGAGATCCTCAGCGGCGAGGCGATGGACGGCTATGAAGCCACCCGCCGAGACTGGTTCTCCTTGCTGAACCAGGGCGTCTACAAAGTGGCGATGGCCAACAGCGACTCCCACGGCAGCCAACAACTGGTCGCATTGCCCCGAACCTATCTCGCCGTAACGGACGACGATCCGATGACCGTGACGCCCGCGGACATCGTCGGCGCCATCCGCAGCGGACACGTGTACGGGACGACCGGTCCGATCCTCCGCGTCGCGCTCGGAGAAACCTCGCCGGGCGGCGTTCACGAGGGCCGAAGCGGTGTCCTGAACGTCCGGGTCGACAGCGCCCCGTGGGTTCCCGTAGACGAGGTTCGGATCTGGATCGACGGACAGCTCTGGAATACCGTGTCCATCCGCTCCGGCGAAAGCGTGTCCGTGAACATCACCGCCGACCACGACAGTTTCGTGTTCGTAGAGGCCGCAGGCTCTCCTTCGGCTGCTTACGAAGAACTCGCGCCCGGCTTCACCCCCTTCGCGTTCGCCAACCCGATCTTCATCGACGTGGACGGGAACGGCTGGTCGCCTCCGAACCAAACGTTGACCGGCCATTCGTCCGGGAGATAG
- a CDS encoding GMC family oxidoreductase: protein MLIEVRDLPDVGSVDLCIVGGGAAGITLARSLVGTGRRVLLLESGGETGDSRTQRLYDTEIVGTPYPIAGSRLRFFGGTTNHWSGQSRALDVIDFEERGWVPGSGWPISFGDLEPWLAEAHEICGLGPLDYSPEGWERTLGPDFLSGSPVLESKIFQLSSPIVRFASAYGDELRSAENVFVAVGANASEILSDEAGRQVTGIRFRSFDGVEPVVVRARAYVLACGGIENPRLLLASDSVSPGGLGNEFDNVGRYFMEHPAYSAQRLLASATFPVQGLNWTPAEDGEGPGVAIRALSPSDAAEREHGLLRSMLIFFGRDRVLGPDDDEVSGVGRAMRAGLWRGDTPKVREISATTVLEQAPNRDSRVRLSAERDELGNRRAVLDWKLGELDRYSLYRGALVVGEELARLGWARSQLRSWVPRFERPLLPGIGNHHIGTTRMSRRPEDGVVDADCRVHGLANLYVAGSSIFATAGIANPTMNLVAFALRLADHLRREVL, encoded by the coding sequence GTGCTGATCGAGGTCAGGGATCTGCCGGACGTCGGTTCCGTCGACCTCTGCATCGTAGGTGGGGGCGCCGCCGGGATCACCCTCGCGCGCTCCCTCGTGGGGACGGGTCGTCGTGTCTTGCTGCTCGAGTCGGGCGGCGAAACCGGCGACTCGCGAACGCAGCGGCTGTACGACACGGAAATCGTAGGCACGCCGTATCCCATCGCCGGTTCGCGACTTCGCTTCTTCGGCGGCACGACCAACCACTGGTCGGGACAGTCCCGCGCTCTCGATGTGATTGATTTCGAGGAGCGTGGATGGGTGCCTGGAAGTGGTTGGCCGATCTCGTTCGGTGACCTCGAACCCTGGCTCGCGGAGGCCCACGAAATTTGTGGCCTCGGCCCACTCGATTACTCCCCCGAAGGGTGGGAGAGGACTCTTGGTCCCGACTTCCTCTCCGGGAGCCCGGTGCTGGAGAGCAAGATCTTCCAGCTCAGCTCGCCGATCGTTCGATTCGCATCTGCCTACGGCGACGAGTTGCGCAGCGCGGAGAACGTCTTCGTTGCGGTTGGGGCGAACGCGTCCGAGATCCTCTCGGACGAGGCGGGTCGGCAGGTCACTGGGATTCGATTTCGGTCGTTCGATGGCGTGGAGCCCGTCGTTGTCCGGGCCCGAGCCTACGTCCTCGCCTGCGGCGGCATCGAGAATCCGCGGCTACTCCTCGCATCTGATTCCGTGAGCCCCGGTGGGCTCGGCAATGAGTTCGACAATGTGGGCCGATACTTCATGGAGCATCCGGCATATTCCGCGCAGCGACTCTTGGCGTCGGCGACGTTCCCCGTGCAGGGGTTGAACTGGACACCGGCAGAAGACGGGGAAGGTCCGGGCGTGGCGATTCGCGCGCTCAGTCCCTCGGATGCGGCCGAACGCGAGCACGGCCTTCTGCGGTCCATGCTGATCTTCTTCGGCCGCGATCGGGTCTTGGGTCCGGACGACGACGAAGTGTCGGGGGTCGGGCGGGCCATGCGCGCGGGGCTCTGGAGGGGCGACACCCCCAAGGTGCGTGAGATCTCGGCGACCACGGTGCTCGAGCAGGCGCCGAACCGGGACAGCCGCGTTCGACTGTCCGCGGAGCGCGACGAGCTCGGAAATCGGCGGGCGGTTCTGGATTGGAAGCTGGGAGAACTCGATCGCTACTCGTTGTACCGTGGCGCCCTCGTGGTGGGGGAAGAACTCGCCCGTCTCGGTTGGGCCCGCTCACAGCTTCGATCGTGGGTCCCGCGTTTCGAGCGTCCACTCCTACCCGGTATCGGGAATCATCATATCGGCACCACGCGAATGAGTCGCCGCCCGGAGGACGGAGTTGTCGATGCGGATTGTCGCGTACACGGCCTCGCGAACCTCTACGTTGCCGGCAGTTCCATCTTCGCCACCGCAGGAATCGCGAATCCCACGATGAATCTTGTGGCGTTCGCGCTGCGCTTGGCAGATCACCTGAGGAGAGAGGTGCTCTGA
- a CDS encoding DUF4976 domain-containing protein, translating into MAGEPTRRHEYSTNLLRDRTLALIDTWSGEPFFLEYSPFAPHTRAVAVDEAIAAISDALEAQGNAGSWRQSILIEHFSHAAGVDTSHGIRTHQWKLIRTDAASGVTLELYDIKNDPFELNNVADEPGKAEVVASLVAQLDLLELE; encoded by the coding sequence ATGGCTGGAGAACCAACCCGCCGCCACGAGTATTCGACGAACCTCCTGCGCGACCGCACGCTCGCGCTCATCGATACGTGGAGTGGAGAGCCCTTCTTCCTCGAGTACTCACCATTCGCACCACACACGCGGGCCGTGGCCGTCGACGAAGCCATCGCGGCGATCTCCGATGCGCTCGAGGCCCAGGGCAACGCCGGCAGCTGGCGCCAGTCGATTCTCATCGAGCACTTCAGCCACGCCGCCGGCGTCGACACCTCGCACGGAATTCGCACGCACCAGTGGAAACTCATCCGTACCGATGCTGCCTCCGGTGTGACCCTCGAGCTCTACGACATAAAGAACGATCCCTTCGAGCTGAACAACGTTGCCGACGAGCCGGGGAAGGCTGAGGTGGTCGCGAGCCTCGTCGCGCAGCTCGACCTGCTCGAACTGGAGTAG
- a CDS encoding FAD-dependent oxidoreductase has protein sequence MARTLPSDVEIILGLDDPDDDEALRARVGRAVGVSSGELPPIRLLKSSIDARQGRVRFRLTVGIEGAATGTDPALARVFAGKSPRPVDDPGRVAIVGAGPAGLWCAYELARAGIGSTILERGKPVRPRRRDLRGLTVEGHVDPDSNYCFGEGGAGTYSDGKLYTRSHKRGDVRDVIEILAQHGAPDGILTDARPHIGSNRLPQVVTALRERLEAVGVRFRFDAHVSDLHVDGGRVRGVELAHGGGVSAEAVVLATGHSARDVLEGLERRGVRLEPKGFALGARIEHPQPLIDSIQYGRAAGHARLPSAPYRLAHEVEGRGVFSFCMCPGGFIVPAATEPDGVVVNGMSLSRRNSPYANSGLVVSVTPEDVAAAGFPGPLGGIALQRALEQEAARQGGGRLVAPAVRVTDFLAGRSSSTLPKTSYRPGIGSADLDGLLDGTGLQVASRLREALSRFDRRMRGYVTEEGVLIGVESRTSSPVRIPRTPEGLESPDLPGLHPCGEGAGYAGGIVSAALDGIRVGRAVAERLGRSGRRPD, from the coding sequence ATGGCTCGCACGCTCCCCTCGGACGTCGAGATCATCCTCGGTCTGGATGATCCCGATGATGACGAGGCGCTCCGCGCCCGGGTGGGGCGTGCGGTCGGAGTGAGCTCCGGAGAACTCCCGCCGATCCGGCTCCTGAAAAGCTCGATCGATGCTCGCCAGGGGCGGGTCCGGTTCCGGCTCACGGTCGGAATCGAGGGAGCCGCGACCGGGACAGACCCGGCTCTGGCGCGCGTCTTCGCTGGAAAATCCCCGCGGCCCGTGGACGATCCGGGCAGGGTCGCGATCGTCGGTGCAGGGCCGGCGGGGCTGTGGTGCGCCTACGAGCTCGCCCGGGCGGGCATCGGCTCGACGATTCTCGAGCGGGGGAAGCCGGTGCGGCCGCGCCGTCGCGATCTCCGAGGTCTAACGGTGGAGGGGCACGTCGATCCGGACAGCAACTACTGCTTCGGCGAGGGTGGCGCAGGAACCTATAGTGACGGGAAGCTCTACACGCGTTCCCACAAACGTGGCGACGTGCGCGACGTCATCGAGATCCTCGCGCAGCACGGGGCTCCCGACGGGATTCTGACAGATGCGCGTCCGCACATCGGGTCGAACCGGCTACCGCAGGTGGTGACGGCGCTTCGGGAGAGACTCGAGGCGGTTGGCGTCCGGTTTAGGTTTGATGCGCACGTATCCGACCTACACGTCGATGGCGGGCGGGTGCGCGGTGTCGAACTCGCTCACGGCGGCGGAGTCTCCGCCGAGGCAGTGGTGTTGGCGACCGGCCATTCCGCGCGCGACGTTCTCGAAGGGCTGGAGCGCCGGGGTGTTCGGCTGGAGCCCAAGGGCTTCGCCCTCGGAGCCCGAATCGAACACCCGCAGCCGTTGATCGACTCGATCCAGTATGGCCGCGCGGCCGGACACGCGCGGCTCCCGAGCGCGCCGTACCGCTTGGCGCACGAGGTGGAGGGGCGCGGCGTCTTCTCCTTCTGCATGTGCCCGGGCGGATTCATCGTGCCGGCGGCGACAGAGCCCGACGGCGTCGTCGTGAATGGCATGAGTCTCTCCCGCCGGAACTCGCCGTACGCGAACTCCGGATTGGTGGTGAGCGTGACACCGGAGGACGTCGCTGCCGCGGGTTTCCCTGGCCCGCTCGGCGGCATCGCGTTGCAGCGCGCATTGGAGCAGGAAGCGGCACGGCAGGGTGGAGGTCGCCTCGTTGCGCCCGCTGTCCGCGTAACCGACTTTCTCGCAGGGCGATCTTCGAGCACGCTGCCGAAGACCAGCTACCGGCCCGGGATTGGAAGCGCGGACCTCGACGGCCTTCTCGATGGCACGGGACTCCAGGTCGCCTCTCGTTTGCGAGAGGCTCTCTCGCGCTTCGATCGTCGAATGCGGGGGTATGTGACCGAAGAAGGCGTGCTGATCGGAGTCGAGTCTCGCACGAGTTCTCCCGTCCGGATCCCACGAACGCCCGAGGGACTCGAGAGCCCGGATCTTCCCGGCCTCCACCCCTGCGGCGAGGGAGCGGGCTACGCGGGCGGGATCGTCAGCGCGGCGCTTGACGGGATTCGGGTGGGACGCGCCGTCGCCGAGCGGCTCGGGCGTTCGGGGAGGCGGCCCGACTAG
- a CDS encoding pyridoxal phosphate-dependent aminotransferase yields the protein MRKNLIKQGDEHLRYEIREIVEIAGEIVKRGVPMIWENIGDPVAKGERLPAWMKEVVQRAAGEDQTYAYSPSKGDLAARQFILEHYSNPEVCTVEDVIFFNGLGEAINKIFSNLPATARVLGPNPTYPSHATAEAMHHGGEHLTYPLDLSRNGRIALDALEESVRTNTDVVGILVINPNNPLGVVHPREDLEAVVRIARDHDCFLIFDEIYQNLVFDRSRIARLADIVGDVPAISMKGVSKELPWPGSRCGWIEVYNADRDENFRGYLNTIVISKMLEVCSTTLPQVVFPKIVTHPEFEHFLTGRIEKYRTRTRQALEIFEGCDAICPIVPDGVFYLTATFDTDRFPNVEKLRSKNAEVRSYLDMLEESNHLEKDKLFAYELMGSEGVCVVPLSGFSSPHPGFRMTLLEEDSDLFVETCRRICRGADAFFRN from the coding sequence GTGCGCAAAAACCTGATCAAACAAGGCGACGAGCATCTACGGTACGAAATCCGGGAGATCGTCGAGATTGCGGGCGAGATCGTAAAGCGGGGCGTCCCGATGATCTGGGAGAACATCGGTGACCCGGTCGCCAAGGGCGAGCGCCTGCCCGCCTGGATGAAGGAGGTCGTCCAGCGCGCGGCCGGTGAGGACCAGACGTACGCCTACTCGCCCAGCAAGGGCGACCTCGCGGCCCGGCAGTTCATCCTCGAGCACTACAGCAATCCCGAGGTCTGCACAGTCGAAGACGTCATCTTCTTCAACGGACTCGGGGAGGCAATCAACAAGATCTTCTCGAACCTGCCTGCGACCGCACGCGTGCTCGGCCCGAACCCGACCTACCCGTCGCATGCCACCGCCGAAGCGATGCACCACGGCGGCGAACACCTGACGTACCCACTCGACCTCTCCCGCAATGGTCGCATCGCGCTCGACGCGTTGGAGGAGTCGGTCCGAACGAACACCGACGTCGTGGGGATCCTGGTCATCAATCCGAACAACCCTCTCGGGGTGGTCCACCCCCGCGAGGACCTCGAGGCCGTAGTGCGGATCGCGCGTGACCACGACTGCTTCCTGATCTTCGACGAAATCTACCAGAACCTGGTGTTCGACCGATCGAGGATCGCACGCCTCGCCGATATCGTCGGCGACGTGCCGGCGATTTCGATGAAGGGCGTCAGCAAAGAGCTGCCCTGGCCGGGAAGCCGCTGCGGTTGGATCGAGGTTTACAATGCAGACCGCGACGAGAATTTCCGCGGCTATCTCAACACGATCGTCATCAGCAAGATGCTCGAAGTCTGCTCGACGACGTTGCCGCAGGTGGTCTTCCCCAAGATCGTCACGCATCCGGAGTTCGAGCATTTTCTTACGGGGCGAATCGAGAAGTACCGAACGCGCACGCGCCAAGCGCTGGAAATCTTCGAGGGCTGCGACGCCATCTGCCCGATCGTTCCCGACGGCGTCTTCTATCTGACGGCGACCTTCGACACGGACCGGTTCCCCAACGTCGAGAAGCTCCGCTCGAAGAACGCGGAGGTGCGCAGCTACCTCGACATGCTGGAGGAGAGCAATCACCTCGAGAAAGACAAGCTGTTCGCCTACGAACTGATGGGCAGCGAGGGCGTGTGCGTCGTCCCGCTCTCGGGGTTTTCGAGCCCCCACCCCGGTTTTCGCATGACGCTGCTCGAAGAGGACTCCGACCTGTTCGTCGAGACCTGTCGGCGGATCTGCCGCGGCGCCGACGCGTTCTTCCGGAACTAG
- a CDS encoding ATP-binding protein: protein MAATSTDGRVHLEISDRRWGMSDEELSRLGPFVRFGGPGPAAEGMGLGVTVAQGLFGAGVGAFRIESAPGQGTTVCVSLTLAD, encoded by the coding sequence ATCGCGGCGACGAGTACCGATGGCCGGGTGCATCTCGAGATCTCGGATCGCAGATGGGGCATGTCGGACGAGGAACTGTCCCGTCTCGGGCCCTTCGTTCGTTTCGGCGGCCCGGGGCCGGCAGCCGAGGGCATGGGCCTCGGGGTGACGGTCGCGCAGGGACTCTTCGGAGCCGGCGTCGGTGCATTCCGGATCGAGAGCGCTCCAGGACAGGGAACGACCGTCTGCGTCTCCCTTACCCTCGCGGACTAG
- a CDS encoding ZIP family metal transporter, which produces MPTPFQWFSLFVIVLATMGGGWAPLSRPRDQTKEAEGYPLGEAFAAGIFLALSLTMMLPASYTLLARALPGLNFPIASLIAIVSMLVLLGLTHMIRHLEEDLETDASQGASPIVPVIMTVMIAIPSFFLGAVLGVSDTKQALLILIAILLHKTSAAFALALKLSESSLARSRARIVFGFFVSATPIGILAGSFAGSELAANAVILARGVLLAMAAGTFLFMGTLNELQSTPMIRRCRHWRGFTAMLLGLGLTTAARWLLGEAHSLG; this is translated from the coding sequence ATGCCCACACCTTTCCAGTGGTTCTCCCTGTTCGTGATCGTGCTCGCGACGATGGGTGGCGGATGGGCCCCTCTGTCACGTCCCCGGGATCAGACGAAGGAAGCGGAGGGCTATCCCCTCGGGGAAGCATTCGCGGCCGGCATCTTCCTCGCGCTCTCGCTCACGATGATGCTGCCCGCCTCCTACACACTCCTGGCGCGAGCCCTTCCGGGACTGAACTTTCCGATCGCGTCGTTGATCGCGATCGTCTCGATGCTCGTCCTCCTCGGACTGACTCATATGATTCGGCATCTCGAAGAAGACCTGGAGACCGACGCTTCCCAGGGTGCGAGCCCGATCGTGCCCGTGATCATGACAGTGATGATCGCAATCCCCTCCTTCTTCCTCGGTGCGGTCCTTGGCGTGAGTGACACAAAACAGGCCCTGCTCATCCTGATCGCGATCCTGCTTCACAAGACGTCGGCGGCCTTCGCGTTGGCGCTGAAGCTATCCGAGAGCTCGCTCGCGAGATCTCGCGCCCGGATCGTCTTCGGCTTCTTCGTCTCCGCAACGCCCATCGGCATCCTCGCCGGCAGCTTCGCCGGATCCGAGCTCGCCGCAAATGCCGTGATTCTCGCCCGCGGTGTCTTGCTCGCCATGGCGGCGGGCACTTTTCTGTTCATGGGCACGTTGAACGAGCTCCAGAGCACGCCGATGATCCGTCGATGCCGTCACTGGCGCGGATTCACGGCGATGCTCCTCGGGCTCGGACTCACCACTGCGGCTCGGTGGCTTCTCGGGGAAGCCCACTCTCTGGGATGA